CGATGACGTTTTGTTGTATCTGCAGGTTTTGGTAAATAAAGTCAGCACGGTATTGCAAGTTAGCCATAATACCTCCTACGTGTGCGGCTGCCAATACAACTGCATCGGGCTGTTCTTCGTCAAAGAACCGTTTTACGGCGGCATTGTCCAACAAGTCCAGCTCTTTGTGGCTTCTGCCTGTTAAGTTGACATATCCTCTTTGCTGGAGGTTATTCCAAATGGCAGACCCCACCAGTCCGTGATGTCCTGCCACGTATATTTTCGCTGATTTATCTAACATGATTTTGCTTTTGATTCTTGTTTAATAATTAGCTTGTATGAAAAATTCACCACAGAGAACACAGAGTATCACAGAGGAATTATTTAAAAGTCTTCGTGTGCCTCTTGTGCTTTGTGGTGAAACATCGGTTAGTTTTAGAAGCTGTTTTGAATTTCTCCAAAAAGTTTTTCTTGGGTTGATGTATCCGTTTTCGTGTGTGCTTTGGGCGATTTTTTGGTCCTTTCCGCTCCTGTTCTTCGTCAGATAGCCCGCTATCTTCCTCATCACAGAAGCGAAAATGCCTCAAAAACTCATCCCAAATCATCGCACGATAAATTCAAAACAGCTTCTTATAACATGCCTAATTTATTCGGTTTTATCCATTTCGGCTTTTAAATGCAGTTTTTTTACAAAGCGCATGTCGTGTTCTACCATAATGCGTACCAATTCAGGGAATGGTGTTTTGGTAGGATTCCATCCTAAAGTCTCTTTTGCTTTTGTCGGGTCTCCTAAGAGTTGCTCTACTTCGCACGGGCGGAAATATTTGGGGTCTACTTCTACAAGAACCCGTCCTGTCGCCTTGTCAATTCCTTTTTCATCTACACCGCTTCCTTGCCATTCCAATTCGATGTTGAGATAATGGAATGCCAATGTACAAAACTCGCGCACCGTATGCATTTCGCCTGTTGCTATCACAAAATCTTCAGGCTTGTCGTTTTGCAGGATAAGCCACATGCATTCTACGTAATCTTTGGCATACCCCCAGTCACGTTTGGCATCAAGATTTCCTAAATACAGTTTATCTTGGAATCCTTGTTTGATGCGTGCTGCTGCCAATGTGATTTTTCGGGTTACAAAGTTCTCGCCCCGGCGTTCGCTCTCATGGTTGAAAAGGATGCCGTTTACTGCAAACATACCATAACTTTCCCGGTAGTTTTTGGTTATCCAGAAACCATATTGTTTAGCTACTCCATACGGCGAGCGTGGATAGAAAGGTGTTGTTTCTTTTTGAGGGATTTCCTGTACTTTGCCGAACAGCTCCGATGTGGATGCCTGATAAATACGGCAAGTTTTGTCAAGCCCGCAGATGCGTACCGCTTCCAATAGGCGTAATGTGCCGATAGCATCGGCTTCTGCTGTATATTCGGGTACATCGAAAGATACCTTTACATGGCTTTGCGCAGCCAAGTTGTATATCTCGGTCGGATGTATGTCGCTGATGATGCGGATAAGCGAACTTGAGTCTGTCATGTCTCCCCAGTGCAGGTTTACCAAGCGGCTTTTCTTCATGTCGCGTACCCATTCATCTAAATAAAGATGCTCGATGCGTCCTGTATTGAATGAGGAGGAGCGGCGCAGAATGCCGTGCACTTCATATCCTTTTTCTATTAAGAATTCGGCCAGATAAGACCCGTCTTGACCGGTGATGCCGGTAATTAAAGCAACTTTTCTCATTGTTTCATTTTTATATATCGCACAAAATAACAATTTTATTTTTGGACAGCCAAGTGTAAGAAAGAATTTTTGTATCGTTTCTGATGGGGGAATATGGAAATGCCAAACTTTTCAGAGGATAATGAAAAGTTTGGCATGGATGACGGGGATATTTATTTAATGGAGAGTATCAAAGAATCAGTCTCTGCGAAAAATA
The Phocaeicola salanitronis DSM 18170 genome window above contains:
- the gmd gene encoding GDP-mannose 4,6-dehydratase, whose protein sequence is MRKVALITGITGQDGSYLAEFLIEKGYEVHGILRRSSSFNTGRIEHLYLDEWVRDMKKSRLVNLHWGDMTDSSSLIRIISDIHPTEIYNLAAQSHVKVSFDVPEYTAEADAIGTLRLLEAVRICGLDKTCRIYQASTSELFGKVQEIPQKETTPFYPRSPYGVAKQYGFWITKNYRESYGMFAVNGILFNHESERRGENFVTRKITLAAARIKQGFQDKLYLGNLDAKRDWGYAKDYVECMWLILQNDKPEDFVIATGEMHTVREFCTLAFHYLNIELEWQGSGVDEKGIDKATGRVLVEVDPKYFRPCEVEQLLGDPTKAKETLGWNPTKTPFPELVRIMVEHDMRFVKKLHLKAEMDKTE